A section of the Neofelis nebulosa isolate mNeoNeb1 chromosome 12, mNeoNeb1.pri, whole genome shotgun sequence genome encodes:
- the CLIC3 gene encoding chloride intracellular channel protein 3 isoform X1, with protein sequence MAETAKLQLFVKASEDGESVGHCPSCQRLFMVLLLKGVPFTLTTVDIRRSPDVLKDFAPGSQLPILLHDGDTKTDTLQIEEFLEETLGPPEFPSLAPRYRESATAGNDVFHRFSAFIKNPVPTQDDALYQLLLRALTRLDSYLRAPLEHELVREPQLGESRRRFLDGDQLTLADCRLLPKLHIVDTVCAHFRGAPIPAELRGVRRYLDGALQVKEFKYTCPHSAEILAAYRTAVRPR encoded by the exons GCAAGCGAGGACGGTGAGAGCGTGGGACACTGCCCTTCCTGTCAGCGGCTCTTCATGGTCCTGCTCCTCAAGGGCGTGCCCTTCACCCTCACCACCGTGGACATCCGCAG GTCCCCGGATGTGCTTAAGGACTTCGCTCCCGGCTCGCAGCTGCCCATCCTTCTCCACGATGGCGACACCAAAACGGACACACTGCAGATCGAGGAGTTTCTGGAGGAGACGCTGGGGCCCCCCGA ATTCCCCAGCCTGGCGCCCCGCTACCGGGAGTCCGCCACGGCGGGCAACGACGTCTTTCACAGGTTCTCCGCCTTCATCAAGAACCCAGTGCCCACGCAGGACGATG ccctgtACCAGCTGCTGCTGCGCGCCCTCACCAGGCTGGACAGCTACCTGCGCGCGCCGCTGGAGCACGAGCTGGTGCGGGAACCGCAGCTTGGCGAGTCGCGCCGCCGCTTCCTGGACGGCGACCAGCTCACGCTGGCTGACTGTAGGCTGCTGCCCAAGTTGCACATCGTGGAC ACGGTGTGCGCGCACTTCCGCGGGGCGCCCATACCCGCCGAGCTGCGCGGCGTCCGCCGCTACCTGGACGGCGCGCTGCAGGTGAAGGAGTTCAAGTACACGTGTCCACACAGCGCGGAGATCCTAGCGGCTTACCGGACGGCGGTGCGCCCCCGCTAG
- the CLIC3 gene encoding chloride intracellular channel protein 3 isoform X2 yields MAETAKLQLFVKASEDGESVGHCPSCQRLFMVLLLKGVPFTLTTVDIRRSPDVLKDFAPGSQLPILLHDGDTKTDTLQIEEFLEETLGPPEFPSLAPRYRESATAGNDVFHRFSAFIKNPVPTQDDGWTATCARRWSTSWCGNRSLASRAAASWTATSSRWLTVGCCPSCTSWTRCARTSAGRPYPPSCAASAATWTARCR; encoded by the exons GCAAGCGAGGACGGTGAGAGCGTGGGACACTGCCCTTCCTGTCAGCGGCTCTTCATGGTCCTGCTCCTCAAGGGCGTGCCCTTCACCCTCACCACCGTGGACATCCGCAG GTCCCCGGATGTGCTTAAGGACTTCGCTCCCGGCTCGCAGCTGCCCATCCTTCTCCACGATGGCGACACCAAAACGGACACACTGCAGATCGAGGAGTTTCTGGAGGAGACGCTGGGGCCCCCCGA ATTCCCCAGCCTGGCGCCCCGCTACCGGGAGTCCGCCACGGCGGGCAACGACGTCTTTCACAGGTTCTCCGCCTTCATCAAGAACCCAGTGCCCACGCAGGACGATG GCTGGACAGCTACCTGCGCGCGCCGCTGGAGCACGAGCTGGTGCGGGAACCGCAGCTTGGCGAGTCGCGCCGCCGCTTCCTGGACGGCGACCAGCTCACGCTGGCTGACTGTAGGCTGCTGCCCAAGTTGCACATCGTGGAC ACGGTGTGCGCGCACTTCCGCGGGGCGCCCATACCCGCCGAGCTGCGCGGCGTCCGCCGCTACCTGGACGGCGCGCTGCAGGTGA
- the PAXX gene encoding protein PAXX, protein MVPPPPLSPPLCTLPPGPGPPRFVCYCEGEGSEDGGRGGFNLYVTDAAELWSTCFTADSLEALKARLGLSAAEEITPRFRAACEQQAVTFALREDGASLTLSGGPWALDFELSKVPGPEAASRLQALTLGLAEQVCNLKRQLAGLQVAAASPKKSPCLAGPQFFLPDPDPQRGGPGLGVRRRCPGESLINPGFKSKKPASGVDFDSP, encoded by the exons ATGGTGCCGCCGCCGCCTCTGTCGCCGCCTCTCTGCACGCTGCCGCCGGGGCCCGGGCCCCCGCGCTTCGTGTGCTATTGCGAGGGGGAGGGAAGCGAGGACGGAGGCCGCGGCGGCTTCAACCTCTA tgTGACGGACGCCGCGGAACTCTGGAGCACCTGCTTCACGGCGGACAGCCTGGAGGCCCTC AAAGCCCGTTTGGGCCTGAGTGCGGCTGAGGAGATCACCCCCCGGTTCAG GGCAGCCTGTGAGCAGCAAGCTGTGACTTTCGCCCTGCGGGAGGATGGAGCATCCCTAACCCTTTCCggggggccctgggccctggaTTTTGAGCTCTCCAAGGTGCCGGGCCCAGAGGCAGCCTCCAGGTTGCAGGCACTGACACTGGGTCTGGCAGAGCAAGTGTGCAACTTGAAGAGGCAgctggcag GCCTGCAGGTGGCAGCCGCCAGCCCCAAAAAGAGCCCTTGTCTGGCAGGGCCTCAGTTCTTCTTACCAG ACCCCGACCCTCAGAGAGGTGGCCCTGGACTTGGGGTCAGGAGGCGGTGTCCGGGAGAGTCCCTCATCAACCCTGGCTTCAAGAG tAAGAAACCAGCCAGTGGTGTAGACTTTGACAGCCCCTGA